In Vibrio echinoideorum, the sequence CATTCCGGCTTCAATACAAGCCTGGTGTTCGTTACTGCTGGTCAATGCGGTTGCACCTATGATGGTACAAGGGTTTTTCTCGTTCTCTTGTTCAAACTGTCGAATCCGCTTTGTCGCTTCAATACCGCCCATGCCTGGCATGATGCAATCCATGAAAATGATGTCAGATCGTTGATTCATGAAGTGTTTCACAGCGTCGGCACCATCACCCACAGTGTCTGGTTCATACTCTTGTTTGGTCAGGATTCGTTTAAGTAAGATCTGCTGAACTCGGTCGTCCTCTACGATAAGGAATGAGCTGTTCTCCATTTGTTCTTCTGATGCTTCCGCTTCCATAATGGTCAACAAGTTAGGGATGAACTCATAAGGAATCGCAGGGGAGTTGATGATTTTATCGACGAAGCTGTGACACTCTTGAGCGTGTTGGGTGCTGGTTACTGATAGCAATAGCTTGGTATGTGGGTGATTTTTAAGTTGGGATTTCACCGTTTTACAAAGCGATGGCAACTTGTTTGCCTCAAACGTATCAGTCAGCATAATCGCATCGTATTCACCGAAGGTTTTCGCTGCTGAAAATAGCTCATTTGCGGTACGAACCTCGGTGATATCAAGCCCTAAGTTCGAAAGCATTTTCTTCATCACATCAATGCGAACTTGAGTGTTGGCGCAGAGTAATAAACGCTTGCCGTCGAAGCGAGTTTTCTCTGTGTGGAAATTCTTAGCTTTTAGATCAAGCTCGATCTGGAAACGTTCCTGAGTGCCCGATTGGAACCAATGGCTTTCGTAATACCCGTAATCTTTCAATACGCTTTTCGCCAAGTCATCTGTATTGGCGGTATGGTCTTTGTGTGCACTCCAATGCAGCTTGTTCAATTTGGCAACCGAGACATCAAGTGTTGATAGGAAGTTGAGATTAATGGTGACACGCGTATTTTCCATATCAGAAGCGGCGCCGGACTCTATCGTCACAAATAACTTCTTATTCGACTTGAGTTGAATGGCATTGGAAAGTTGTAAGAACAGTATCCAGAACAAGCTGGTGGATTGGCCTTCAACACGATTGGGTAAATTGTCAGAAATAAAGCAGTCGAGCTGACCTTCATTACGTTGCACTTTTGCGCTGATATGAATCATCAACTCAGACAACACGCTCAGAAGCGAAAACTCTTTCGATTTACTTTCTGTCCCTTGTGAAATCAATCGGTTATAGTTTTCAGCGAGCTCAGATAAGGTGTTACACGCAGAGGTAATATCTTTCGCCATCAATACACCATTTTCATCGGTTTCTTGAACGAGATATTGCACACCACCATTAATGGTGTTGGTGATTCCACGAATCTCATAGCCGATTAGCGCATACAGCTGTTTATAGAGGTCGTTGTTGCGCTTCTGGTCTTCTAATTTACTGAAGATCAATTTGAGGTGAGAGTAAATCTGGCGTTGTTTAGGATTGATGCTTACTTCGTTAAGAAGTTCTTCTAGTCTTTGTAAATCTAAGTGTTTGAGCTCTTGGTACAGAGCATCGAATTCATAGTCGATTTCTCGTTCATTCGAACTGGATTTCTTCAGTTTCAACATCGCGACTGAGTTAGATAAAACCGTAATCACAGTTAATATCAGAACCACCATAAACAACCAGATAAAGAACTCGTTTTTCTCAGACATCAAGTCGCTCGCATGGTTGTTAAACATGGTGCGATAGTTATCATCCATTTGTAGGTAGTTGTTAGTCAGTGATAAATACAAGTCCAAAACATCGTTACGGGCTTTCACGCTGTCAGAAAATCGGTTAATCGCCAATTCAAGTTGCGTATATTCGGTCGCACCAACCAAACTGAATTCGGTTTTGTTCAATGAAGCCAAAGACCGAAATTCATCAATTTCACCTTTCAAAATAGAAAGGTTCAATTCACGGGTACTGCAGTTATTAGCTTTTAGGCATTGCTGTAAGGTTTGAATATCGAGCTCTATGGTTTGATTTAACTGTTGGGCTTGTATCAGCAGCGGGGCGTTTTGCACTTGCGCGACGGAATCTACTTTTGACCAAGAAAAGTACAAATAGAAAGCGAGCGCCGCCAGTACGACGCTAAACCCTATGCTAAGACGTAGCGCTGGAACTGAAATGTTGTATGAAGGTTTTCCGCTCATTGACTACCTCTCATCGAATGCATCTTCAATGGCAGACATCACAGGTTTCGCTGCGTATTCGATTACGCGACGCGAGCCTGTTTTTACATCGGCGGTAAATTCCATGTAAGGCGATAGTTTGTATTGTGTGCCTCCTCGCTCAAGAAAGTTTCGGTCAATTTCGATCTCTGCTAAATAGAATTCGGCATCTTCCTCTTCATATGATGAACGGCTGATTGAGGCGATCGTTCCCTCAACAAATCCGTATTTTGCAAAGTTATAAGTGTCCATTTTTACTTTCACAGCCTGACCAATTTCAACAAACCCCATGTCTTTACGAGGGATCTTTGCTTCTCCGTGTAGGGAGTTATTAATCGGTGCAATGTCAGCGATACTCTCACCTGGTGGAATTACTGCCGAGCGGAAGTTGAAGTGCAATTTATCGACCACACCATCAACCGGAGAGTAGACGACTAATCGATCAACCTTGTCGGAATGTTGTGGTTGTAAGATTCGTTTAAGCTTGAGGTCTTTATTCGCCTGAATGATTTGTGCTTGGTACTCTGAGTTTCGATTCTCAACCAAGTCTCGGTGCTGCTTTTCAAGTTTGTCGAGCTGAAAACGTTCATTCATGACCGACTCATCGAGGTTTTCAATCTCACGTACCATATTGGATTCTTGTACTTTCATGTTCAGAACGTCGACATACGAAGCCATCTCTTCTTTATAAAGCGTGTTTTTGATGTTGAGTTGTTTGCGAATGAGCGATAGTTGGTTCTCTGAACTTTTACGACGCTTAAGCATCGATTTAATCAGAGAACTCTTGTGTTTGATATCGTGTGTAATGAGCTCTTCGTTAGAGCGGTTTTTAGAGAACTCTTGCTGCCACGTATTCATGTTTACCTGAACTTGTTCCGGAAACCTTTCGATGTAAGAAGCAAAGTTTGGTTCGATCATGTCACGCAGGCTTTCATAACGAATTTTGTCTAGCTCTAGCTGAGTAATTTCGGTATTCACGGTATCGAGTTGTGTGTTGCGGTCTAATGAGCGTATTCGTGCGATTGGTTGTCCTTCATAAACAACTTCTCCTTTTCGGACTAACATCTCTTCCAATATGCCGCCTTCTAAGTGTTGAACTTTCTCGACGTCGGATTCCAGTAGCAATTCACCGCGCACAGAAACGACAATGTCGATACGTGCTTGTGACGCTACAGCGATAGCGACCAAAGCGAGCAGAAAGATGATGAGCAACGTTTTGTGAACGCTGGTCATGGCACTGGCGAGCACGATGGTGTCATCCGCTGTTACCTTAGACGCTTCGTTATTAGAAACGAGCGCTTTTCTAAGGTGATGCTCTATTTGGTTATTGCTCATGACCTACCTCGATGACTTGTCATCTATTACTTCCTTAATATCCAACAAGTGATTGATCTGTCGATTGACATTTTGTAGCTCAGTTTTTACATCCTCTAAAAGCGCTTCAGGCGCAGGGAAGTGGTGTTTACTCAAATGTTCCAATTTGGCCATCTTGGGTGGTAGGTCTTGGTCGCAGAGCAAAGTTAAGATGCTTTTCAGTTTTTTTGAGTAACTGCTGAGCTCATCAAAACGCTGCTTGTCATGGAGAGTATCTATGTTCATATCTGCGTCTGAAAAATCTTGATAAAAGTCGCCTAACAACAATTGCAGCCCTTTGTGGTTGTTGCCGATTGAACGCAACAAATTCGTCATGTCTATCATCATTCCACTGCCTTAATTGCTTTAATCACAATAACTAAGGATCTTTAAAGACAGTTTTCAAATTTTTTTTCATTCTTTATGTATAAAAAGAAAAATATGAAAAAAGTTGTATAAAAACTTGGTTTTTCAAAATGGTGTCCTTTAATGCC encodes:
- a CDS encoding ATP-binding response regulator, with the translated sequence MSGKPSYNISVPALRLSIGFSVVLAALAFYLYFSWSKVDSVAQVQNAPLLIQAQQLNQTIELDIQTLQQCLKANNCSTRELNLSILKGEIDEFRSLASLNKTEFSLVGATEYTQLELAINRFSDSVKARNDVLDLYLSLTNNYLQMDDNYRTMFNNHASDLMSEKNEFFIWLFMVVLILTVITVLSNSVAMLKLKKSSSNEREIDYEFDALYQELKHLDLQRLEELLNEVSINPKQRQIYSHLKLIFSKLEDQKRNNDLYKQLYALIGYEIRGITNTINGGVQYLVQETDENGVLMAKDITSACNTLSELAENYNRLISQGTESKSKEFSLLSVLSELMIHISAKVQRNEGQLDCFISDNLPNRVEGQSTSLFWILFLQLSNAIQLKSNKKLFVTIESGAASDMENTRVTINLNFLSTLDVSVAKLNKLHWSAHKDHTANTDDLAKSVLKDYGYYESHWFQSGTQERFQIELDLKAKNFHTEKTRFDGKRLLLCANTQVRIDVMKKMLSNLGLDITEVRTANELFSAAKTFGEYDAIMLTDTFEANKLPSLCKTVKSQLKNHPHTKLLLSVTSTQHAQECHSFVDKIINSPAIPYEFIPNLLTIMEAEASEEQMENSSFLIVEDDRVQQILLKRILTKQEYEPDTVGDGADAVKHFMNQRSDIIFMDCIMPGMGGIEATKRIRQFEQENEKNPCTIIGATALTSSNEHQACIEAGMDYVISKPYKSDQIIKVINKYVAVQKLN
- a CDS encoding HlyD family type I secretion periplasmic adaptor subunit, which gives rise to MSNNQIEHHLRKALVSNNEASKVTADDTIVLASAMTSVHKTLLIIFLLALVAIAVASQARIDIVVSVRGELLLESDVEKVQHLEGGILEEMLVRKGEVVYEGQPIARIRSLDRNTQLDTVNTEITQLELDKIRYESLRDMIEPNFASYIERFPEQVQVNMNTWQQEFSKNRSNEELITHDIKHKSSLIKSMLKRRKSSENQLSLIRKQLNIKNTLYKEEMASYVDVLNMKVQESNMVREIENLDESVMNERFQLDKLEKQHRDLVENRNSEYQAQIIQANKDLKLKRILQPQHSDKVDRLVVYSPVDGVVDKLHFNFRSAVIPPGESIADIAPINNSLHGEAKIPRKDMGFVEIGQAVKVKMDTYNFAKYGFVEGTIASISRSSYEEEDAEFYLAEIEIDRNFLERGGTQYKLSPYMEFTADVKTGSRRVIEYAAKPVMSAIEDAFDER